A genomic region of Arachis hypogaea cultivar Tifrunner chromosome 5, arahy.Tifrunner.gnm2.J5K5, whole genome shotgun sequence contains the following coding sequences:
- the LOC112802921 gene encoding heavy metal-associated isoprenylated plant protein 12 — protein MKKVVLKVDFYDNRTKQKAMKKVSSLSGVESISVDMENKKFAIIGEVDPVDVVEKLRKLCNAEMVSVGPAKEENPYYGMEFLTNIKSSSSNSDPIITFHEAYPPLNYCYYQMGPPLYNNNQCYYNYVGRAEEDHHGCVIC, from the exons AAAGTAGTTTTGAAGGTGGACTTTTATGATAATAGAACCAAGCAAAAAGCTATGAAGAAAGTCTCTAGCCTTTCag GGGTTGAGTCAATATCTGTGGACATGGAAAACAAGAAATTTGCTATAATTGGGGAGGTGGATCCAGTAGATGTTGTAGAGAAGCTAAGGAAATTGTGTAATGCTGAAATGGTTTCTGTTGGACCTGCCAAAGAAGAGAACCCATATTATGGCATGGaatttttaacaaatattaaatcatcatcatcaaattcaGATCCAATCATCACATTCCATGAAGCCTATCCTCCTCTTAATTATTGTTACTATCAAATGGGGCCACCACTATATAATAATAATCAGTGTTACTACAACTATGTTGGACGTGCAGAAGAAGATCACCATGGTTGTGTTATTTGCTAG